Proteins encoded within one genomic window of Anopheles gambiae chromosome 3, idAnoGambNW_F1_1, whole genome shotgun sequence:
- the LOC4578478 gene encoding trypsin alpha-3 yields the protein MPVGGSTSAVTGGVLFSVVRIAVHPGYDHSYFPDASEYDVAVLTVANNAFSGKPNMASLILQTSEQPIGTRCFVAGWGRTGNNEPASLNQLRYAEMTIVDQSTCARAWATYPRQRVTSNMICAKYGNGVDTCKGDSGGALVCGGGLAGVVSFTNLECTSAWPAGFSKISAPSIRRFISTEAGI from the exons ATGCCGGTTGGGGGTAGCACATCAGCAGTCACTGGTGGCGTCCTGTTTTCGGTGGTCCGTATCGCAGTTCATCCTGGGTACGATCATAGTTATTTCCCTGATGCGTCTGAGTACGATGTGGCTGTCTTAACTGtagcaaataatgccttcagtGGAAAGCCAAACATGGCTTCGTTAATACTGCAAACTTCTGAACAGCCGATTGGTACTAGATGCTTTGTGGCTGGATGGGGCCGCACAGGTAATAATGAACCAGCGTCTTTAAATCAATTGCGTTATGCCGAAATGACCATTGTGGATCAGAGCACTTGTGCAAGAGCTTGGGCAACATACCCAAGACAGCGTGTTACATCCAA taTGATCTGTGCCAAGTACGGAAATGGCGTGGACACGTGCAAGGGTGACAGCGGTGGTGCATTGGTGTGCGGAGGTGGATTGGCTGGAGTTGTGTCGTTTACTAATCTTGAATGTACTAGCGCATGGCCAGCAGGATTTTCAAAAATTTCTGCACCAAGTATTCGTAGGTTTATTAGTACCGAGGCTGGCATTTAG